Proteins from one Monodelphis domestica isolate mMonDom1 chromosome 6, mMonDom1.pri, whole genome shotgun sequence genomic window:
- the monDomV1R1268 gene encoding vomeronasal 1 receptor monDomV1R1268 (The RefSeq protein has 1 substitution compared to this genomic sequence): MVFHEVLRIMYLVQIITGVLGNSFVIFLYSFKLSTGHKTKPIIIFLIHFLFTNIIFLLFRGIPKIIDVWEFNYFVDFTTSKIISYLQRVSRGLSLCSSCLLSVFQAITISPRSPIWVEVKARVPKYVLPCCLLCWIFNLLVDIVVPVYGTGLRNRTHSKERWQIGFKALDLYPTKTVMFLVWKFVYDSAFVVLMAISSGYMIFVLYRHHQQVQNIQISSVSHKSSPEVRATKTILLLATTSLSFNLMSSMFMIYMTFTKVASPVMIHVSGLLSLCFPTLSPFILLNSDFQITRFSCIH; the protein is encoded by the coding sequence ATGGTTTTTCATGAAGTTCTTAGAATCATGTATCTGGTCCAGATTATCACTGGGGTTCTGGGGAACTCTTTTGTCATCCTTCTATACAGTTTCAAGCTCAGCACTGGCCACAAGACAAAACCTATAatcatttttcttattcatttcctcttcaccaacatcattttccttcttttcagggGCATCCCAAAAATAATTGATGTTTGGGAATTTAACTATTTTGTGGATTTCACTACAAGTAAAATCATATCTTACTTGCAGAGAGTGTCACGAGGCCTTTCTCTCTGCAGTTCTTGCCTCCTGAGTGTCTTCCAGGCTATCACCATCAGTCCAAGAAGCCCCATATGGGTAGAGGTCAAAGCAAGAGTTCCAAAGTATGTTTTACCCTGCTGTCTTCTCTGCTGGATTTTCAATCTTTTGGTAGACATAGTAGTGCCAGTGTATGGCACTGGTCTGAGGAACAGAACGCACAGTAAAGAAAGATGGCAAATTGGTTTTAAAGCTTTAGACCTCTACCCCACCAAGACTGTCATGTTTCTTGTCTGGAAATTTGTTTATGATAGTGCATTTGTGGTTCTTATGGCCATTTCTAGTGGTTACATGATATTTGTCCTCTATAGACACCACCAGCAAGTACAAAATATTCAAATCAGCAGTGTATCCCACAAGAGCTCCCCAGAGGTCCGAGCCACCAAAACCATCCTGCTGCTGGCAACCACCTCTCTTAGCTTTAACTTGATGAGTTCCATGTTTATGATTTATATGACTTTTACTAAAGTAGCTAGTCCTGTGATGATTCATGTTTCTGGTTTACTTTCTTTGTGCTTCCCAACACTTAGCCCCTTTATTCTGCTTAACAGTGACTTCCAGATTACTAGATTCTCCTGTATTCATTGA